A single Pangasianodon hypophthalmus isolate fPanHyp1 chromosome 27, fPanHyp1.pri, whole genome shotgun sequence DNA region contains:
- the lhx1b gene encoding LIM/homeobox protein Lhx1b translates to MLQCAGCERPILDRFLLNVLDRAWHAKCVQCCDCKCNLTEKCFSREGRLYCKTDFFRRYGTKCGGCSQVISPTDLVRKARSKVFHLNCFTCIICNKQLSTGEELYILDESKFVCKEDYLSNSNGKDANLLSITTCSEPSLSPDSQDPQDDGKDSEAGHLSDKDTCSNENDEQSAGAKRRGPRTTIKAKQLETLKAAFAATPKPTRHIREQLAQETGLNMRVIQVWFQNRRSKERRMKQLSALGARRHVLFRSARRMRALGERVEPAELMMPNGHFSYYGDYQGEYYGPGGNYDYFPHGPPSSQAQTPSDLGYVPSSGPAGTPLGTMDHHHSGHHPSGESQCFGEMVPQHPGDSPSPEHSISADMSGAFTTISSLGANGYSSQLSQPSSEMSEGTVW, encoded by the exons ATGCTCCAGTGCGCCGGGTGCGAGCGGCCCATCCTGGACAGGTTCCTCCTGAACGTGCTGGACCGCGCGTGGCACGCCAAGTGCGTCCAGTGCTGCGACTGCAAGTGCAACTTAACGGAGAAATGCTTCTCCAGAGAGGGCAGGCTTTACTGCAAAACGGACTTTTTTAG ACGATATGGCACAAAGTGTGGAGGCTGCTCTCAGGTCATCTCCCCTACTGACCTCGTCCGGAAGGCCAGAAGCAAAGTGTTTCACCTCAACTGCTTCACGTGCATCATATGCAACAAGCAACTGTCCACCGGTGAAGAGCTCTACATCCTGGATGAGTCAAAATTCGTTTGCAAAGAGGATTACCTGAGCAACAGCAACGGCAAGGACGCAAACCTGCTCTCCA TAACGACGTGCAGTGAGCCGAGCCTGTCTCCGGACTCTCAGGACCCGCAGGATGATGGGAAAGACTCGGAGGCGGGTCACCTCTCGGATAAAGACACGTGCAGTAACGAGAACGACGAGCAGAGCGCGGGGGCGAAGCGACGCGGCCCGCGCACCACCATCAAAGCCAAACAGCTCGAGACGCTCAAAGCGGCGTTCGCGGCCACGCCCAAGCCCACGCGCCACATCCGGGAACAGCTCGCGCAGGAGACCGGCCTCAACATGCGGGTCATTCAG gtATGGTTCCAGAACCGGCGCTCGAAGGAAAGACGTATGAAGCAGCTGAGTGCACTGGGGGCGAGACGTCACGTGCTGTTCCGCAGCGCGAGGAGAATGAGGGCGCTGGGGGAGCGAGTGGAGCCTGCCGAGCTCATGATGCCCAATGGCCACTTCTCTTATTACGGAG ATTATCAAGGTGAATACTACGGACCAGGAGGCAACTACGACTACTTCCCCCATGGCCCTCCGTCCTCACAGGCCCAAACTCCCAGCGATCTGGGCTACGTTCCTTCCTCAGGCCCGGCTGGCACTCCACTGGGCACCATGGACCATCACCATTCTGGCCATCACCCCTCCGGAGAGAGCCAGTGTTTTGGCGAGATGGTACCACAGCATCCGGGCGACTCCCCCAGCCCAGAGCACAGCATCTCGGCGGACATGAGTGGTGCGTTCACCACGATCAGCTCGCTCGGTGCTAACGGATACAGCAGTCAGCTCTCTCAGCCTTCGTCAGAAATGAGCGAAGGAACCGTGTGGTAG